The following proteins are co-located in the Myxococcus fulvus genome:
- the speD gene encoding S-adenosylmethionine decarboxylase produces MAALFEELIVLLDLKVVGQPQWHVFPEPGGITGLTLLAESHLAIHTFPEHGFAALNVYCCRPRSRPDFESLVAKRLGAASCEVRELKRGVMA; encoded by the coding sequence TTGGCGGCGCTCTTCGAGGAACTCATCGTCCTGCTGGACCTGAAGGTCGTGGGTCAGCCGCAGTGGCACGTGTTCCCGGAGCCCGGGGGCATCACCGGCCTGACGTTGCTGGCCGAAAGCCACCTGGCCATCCACACCTTCCCCGAGCATGGCTTCGCCGCGCTCAATGTCTACTGCTGCCGCCCGCGCTCCCGGCCCGACTTCGAGTCGCTGGTGGCGAAGCGTCTGGGCGCGGCCTCATGCGAGGTGCGTGAGCTGAAGCGGGGGGTGATGGCGTGA
- a CDS encoding sigma-54-dependent transcriptional regulator, whose translation MSSARILVVDDDPQARDLLQRLLGPLGSVAQAAHPKAAQEKLAEGAFDLVLTDMAMPEPGDGLKVLQEVKAHLPDTPVIVVTAFGNIEGALDSIQLGAFDYLAKPFDVDAILRIARRALEQKRLVEENRSLRQQVDRTALVGRSPALLEVYKQVARAAASNVPVLITGETGTGKEMVARALHKRSPRSTGPFIPVDCGAITESLMESELFGHAKGSFTGASGARRGVFEEANGGTLFLDEIGDVGMKVQSQLLRVLQEGEIRRVGESVPVKVDARVVAATNKDLKERVAEGVFREDLLYRLDVVHLHLPPLRERREDIPALVQHFASRHARGGVSPVVTSEAMGRLTAYDWPGNVRQLENVVARALALNVTGVLGPQDFPEPIGDAPKRLTGLAGDMPSLAELSRRYAAHVLQSVGGNKSEAARLLDVDRKTLYKLLDGAGTETPEA comes from the coding sequence GTGAGCTCAGCGCGCATCCTCGTCGTGGACGATGACCCTCAGGCGAGGGACCTGCTCCAGCGGTTGCTGGGGCCGCTCGGCTCGGTGGCGCAGGCGGCGCACCCCAAGGCCGCGCAGGAGAAGCTGGCGGAGGGCGCGTTCGACCTGGTGCTCACGGACATGGCCATGCCCGAGCCGGGGGATGGGCTGAAGGTGCTGCAGGAGGTGAAGGCGCACCTGCCGGACACGCCGGTCATCGTGGTGACGGCGTTCGGCAACATCGAGGGCGCGCTGGACAGCATCCAGCTGGGCGCGTTCGACTACCTGGCCAAGCCCTTCGACGTGGATGCCATCCTGCGCATCGCGCGCCGGGCGCTCGAGCAGAAGCGCCTGGTGGAGGAGAACCGCTCCTTGCGCCAGCAGGTGGACCGCACGGCGCTGGTGGGGCGCAGCCCCGCGCTGCTGGAGGTCTACAAGCAGGTGGCCCGCGCGGCGGCGAGCAACGTGCCGGTGCTGATTACGGGCGAGACGGGCACGGGCAAGGAGATGGTGGCGCGGGCACTGCACAAGCGCTCGCCGCGCTCGACGGGGCCGTTCATCCCGGTGGACTGCGGCGCCATCACCGAGTCGCTGATGGAGAGCGAGCTGTTCGGCCATGCGAAGGGAAGCTTCACGGGCGCCTCGGGCGCGCGGCGGGGCGTCTTCGAGGAGGCGAACGGCGGGACGCTCTTCCTGGATGAGATTGGCGACGTGGGGATGAAGGTGCAGTCGCAGCTGCTGCGCGTGCTGCAGGAGGGTGAGATCCGCCGGGTGGGCGAGAGCGTGCCGGTGAAGGTGGACGCGCGCGTGGTGGCGGCGACGAACAAGGACCTGAAGGAGCGGGTGGCGGAGGGCGTGTTCCGCGAGGACCTGCTGTACCGGCTGGACGTGGTGCACCTGCACCTGCCGCCCTTGCGTGAGCGGCGCGAGGACATCCCGGCGCTGGTGCAGCACTTCGCGTCGCGGCATGCGCGGGGTGGGGTGAGCCCGGTGGTGACGTCGGAGGCGATGGGTCGGCTGACGGCGTATGACTGGCCGGGCAACGTGCGGCAGCTGGAGAACGTGGTGGCGCGGGCGCTGGCGCTCAACGTGACGGGCGTGCTGGGGCCGCAGGACTTCCCGGAGCCGATTGGGGACGCGCCCAAGCGGCTGACGGGGCTCGCGGGGGACATGCCGAGCCTGGCGGAGCTGTCGCGGCGGTATGCGGCACACGTGCTCCAGTCGGTGGGTGGCAACAAGAGCGAGGCGGCGCGCCTGCTCGATGTGGACCGCAAGACGCTCTACAAGCTGCTGGATGGCGCGGGCACGGAGACGCCGGAGGCGTAG
- a CDS encoding C39 family peptidase, which produces MNARSLSTLALLITSTQTACVSQQKGREELPVEEPGAPARLWRRSASERDFERFTREGTAVTADGALVLEASARTDSVPVPAGRLEDGSTRYHEATYRLGSAISEVQLVPGGFNSVIPSFDALTPPGTWVKVTLAARIEGVWTKDYHLGVWAFDKEPVARHSVEGQGDADGQVFTDTLNLKRRADALRMTVWLFSSNPEATPRVRALSAAVSDKQGVAWDGGGDRSVWGTVLEVPGHSQMLYPDGGPVWCSPTSTTMLLAYWGRRLGRPELVTTVPSSADRTYDWVYKGTGNWVFNTAYASAMGDGALHGAVLRLDGFAQVERLIAAGIPVSISIAYEEGELTGSPVRSSDGHLIVLKGFTPEGDVVCNDPAFKTDETVSVTYKREELWRAWQHSRGATYVLWPSGTALPVELIGVLR; this is translated from the coding sequence GTGAACGCGCGCTCCCTGTCGACGCTGGCCCTCCTCATCACCTCCACGCAGACCGCCTGTGTCTCGCAGCAGAAGGGGCGCGAGGAGCTGCCCGTGGAGGAGCCCGGGGCTCCGGCGAGACTGTGGCGACGCAGCGCGAGCGAGCGCGACTTCGAGCGCTTCACCCGTGAGGGCACGGCGGTGACGGCGGACGGCGCGCTCGTGCTGGAGGCCTCGGCGCGGACCGACAGCGTGCCCGTGCCCGCGGGTCGGTTGGAGGATGGGAGCACGCGCTACCACGAGGCGACCTACCGACTGGGGAGCGCCATCTCCGAGGTGCAGCTCGTGCCGGGCGGCTTCAACAGCGTCATCCCGTCCTTCGATGCGCTGACGCCTCCGGGCACGTGGGTGAAGGTGACGTTGGCCGCGCGCATCGAGGGTGTCTGGACGAAGGACTACCACCTGGGTGTGTGGGCCTTCGACAAGGAGCCGGTGGCCCGGCACAGCGTGGAGGGACAGGGCGACGCGGACGGTCAGGTGTTCACGGATACGCTCAACCTCAAGCGTCGCGCGGACGCGCTGCGAATGACGGTGTGGCTGTTCTCGTCCAACCCGGAGGCCACGCCGCGGGTTCGCGCGTTGTCGGCGGCGGTGAGCGACAAGCAGGGGGTCGCTTGGGATGGCGGTGGAGACCGGAGCGTCTGGGGGACGGTGCTGGAGGTGCCCGGGCACTCGCAGATGCTGTACCCGGACGGCGGGCCTGTGTGGTGCTCGCCGACGTCCACCACGATGCTGCTCGCGTATTGGGGGCGCAGGCTGGGGCGGCCGGAGCTGGTCACCACCGTGCCTTCGTCGGCGGACCGGACGTATGACTGGGTCTACAAGGGCACGGGGAACTGGGTCTTCAACACGGCCTATGCCTCGGCGATGGGCGACGGCGCGCTGCATGGCGCGGTGCTGCGGCTGGATGGCTTCGCGCAGGTGGAGCGGCTCATCGCCGCGGGCATCCCGGTCAGCATCAGCATCGCCTACGAGGAGGGAGAGCTCACCGGCTCACCGGTGCGCAGCTCCGATGGGCACCTCATCGTGCTCAAGGGCTTCACGCCGGAGGGGGACGTCGTGTGCAACGACCCGGCCTTCAAGACGGACGAGACGGTGTCGGTGACGTACAAGCGCGAGGAGCTGTGGCGCGCGTGGCAGCACTCGCGGGGGGCGACGTATGTGCTGTGGCCCTCGGGCACCGCGCTTCCTGTCGAGCTGATTGGCGTCCTTCGCTGA
- a CDS encoding L,D-transpeptidase family protein, which translates to MVPQVDGGTPVTAATPGELLAAWNRTAPVLDTDGGPSRPIVAAPPPHADAPSAGHEPSLSIDPELSATPKPERQDLPPEEDTDAPPPAEQLVVIPDRKNPSEELVLGPDGEPLEDTSLVLDDPALGLEGEEPDPTVSTSPDAGSEPVAIPYQPDAGSLRVLRSIAVRSEPRQSSPPLGTVAQDMRVLWKSETAMRSPECETWVEIQPRGWVCERYLERNFREPRLRDLPRLREGELTPGTYARVVGKRVRAYPSLALARARRKGVLLKGSVTVQLRGQVRVGRRTFWRTTDGQYLEARVLREYRPSAFVGVDAEQMSELSSPFAWAQSRLKPTAPIVVRVAPDEKAAPETVLPPRTLVAVRELSPDGRWVLISEDHWVARDDLHVAWFTHAPPGVEPGERWLDVDLEAQVLVAYEGERPVYATLVSSGKPGTDTPEGLYRVWIKFAEADMTGSGTAGNDTYRVATVPWTMFFERDYALHTAYWHDRFGEPTSHGCVNLSPRDARLLYTWAAPEVPTGWSMVHATPESPGSWVRIRGQASLPPKPQKERKARVVASTRGLR; encoded by the coding sequence GTGGTTCCCCAGGTCGACGGAGGCACACCCGTCACCGCCGCCACGCCAGGCGAGCTGCTCGCGGCCTGGAACCGCACGGCGCCCGTGCTCGACACCGATGGCGGCCCCTCACGTCCCATCGTCGCCGCGCCGCCTCCGCACGCCGACGCCCCCTCCGCTGGCCACGAGCCCTCGCTCTCCATCGACCCGGAGCTCAGCGCCACCCCGAAGCCCGAGCGTCAGGACCTCCCACCCGAAGAAGACACGGACGCGCCGCCACCCGCCGAGCAGCTCGTCGTCATCCCCGACCGGAAGAACCCGAGCGAAGAGCTCGTGCTCGGCCCCGATGGTGAGCCCCTCGAGGACACCAGCCTCGTGCTCGACGACCCCGCCCTCGGGCTCGAAGGCGAGGAGCCCGACCCCACGGTCTCCACCAGCCCCGACGCGGGCTCCGAGCCCGTGGCCATTCCCTACCAGCCCGACGCCGGCTCGCTGCGCGTCCTCCGCTCCATCGCCGTGCGCTCCGAGCCGCGTCAGAGCTCACCGCCCCTGGGCACCGTGGCCCAGGACATGCGCGTCCTGTGGAAGAGCGAGACGGCCATGCGCAGCCCCGAGTGCGAGACCTGGGTCGAAATCCAGCCGCGCGGCTGGGTCTGCGAGCGCTACCTGGAGCGCAACTTCCGCGAGCCCCGCTTGCGCGACCTCCCCCGCCTCCGCGAGGGCGAGCTCACCCCTGGCACCTACGCACGCGTCGTCGGCAAGCGCGTGCGCGCCTATCCCAGCCTCGCCCTGGCCCGCGCGCGCAGGAAGGGCGTGCTCCTCAAGGGCTCGGTGACGGTGCAGCTGCGAGGACAGGTGCGCGTGGGACGCCGCACCTTCTGGCGCACCACGGATGGCCAGTACCTGGAAGCCCGAGTGCTGCGCGAGTACCGGCCCTCGGCCTTCGTCGGCGTGGACGCGGAGCAGATGTCGGAGCTGTCCTCTCCCTTCGCCTGGGCCCAGTCGCGCCTCAAGCCCACGGCTCCCATCGTCGTCCGAGTCGCCCCCGACGAGAAGGCCGCGCCAGAGACGGTGCTCCCTCCGAGGACGCTCGTCGCCGTGCGCGAGCTCTCCCCCGATGGCCGCTGGGTGCTCATCTCCGAGGACCACTGGGTGGCGCGAGACGATTTGCACGTGGCCTGGTTCACCCACGCGCCCCCGGGTGTCGAGCCCGGTGAGCGCTGGCTGGACGTGGACCTGGAGGCGCAGGTGCTCGTGGCCTACGAGGGCGAGCGCCCCGTGTACGCCACGCTCGTCTCCTCCGGGAAGCCCGGCACGGACACGCCCGAGGGCCTCTACCGCGTGTGGATCAAGTTCGCCGAGGCCGACATGACCGGCTCCGGCACCGCGGGCAATGACACCTACCGCGTGGCCACCGTGCCGTGGACCATGTTCTTCGAGCGCGACTACGCCCTGCACACCGCCTACTGGCACGACCGCTTCGGCGAGCCCACGAGCCACGGCTGCGTCAACCTCTCGCCGCGCGACGCCCGGCTCCTCTACACCTGGGCCGCGCCGGAGGTCCCCACCGGCTGGTCCATGGTGCACGCCACCCCGGAGTCGCCCGGCTCCTGGGTGCGCATCCGAGGACAGGCGAGCCTGCCCCCGAAGCCCCAGAAGGAGCGCAAGGCGCGCGTCGTCGCCAGCACGCGCGGCCTGCGCTGA
- a CDS encoding DUF4178 domain-containing protein, producing MSQGRCPSCGADVEFTAGSAQVVVCGHCQTVVARKGDDFESHGKIGRIVPTDSPLQLGAEGRYARSAFRVVGHLQKDHGAGPWDEWYVEFDDGRAAWMSESEGAFHLLLDGGVEEGLQLEDMHPGQRLKLRNRVWVVEERGHGTVVAAEGQLPSDVDPTQDSYYVDATGSNGAFLTLDFGTRGRDPEVFIGERLKLEQLGIPSDQLRPRARRKVDLQQARCTECNGPLELRAPDQSLRVACPFCGALLDVRKGKLSFLRLLEKPDHPPLIPLGAKGTLKNTEWMCIGFLVRSCTVEGVRYPWEEYLLYHRAKGFVWLMNSNGHWVFLEPVAAGDVSLAPLTSAFFDKRRYKAFQNVHAVTETVQGEFYWKVQAGESAEATEYVNPPYSLNVDATEDEVTYTHGEYLAPEVIQKAFNLERLPAPEGIQPSQPNPFSQRMKSTFLWSFIWFLGLVVLSGLFSISSLNRVVLETGVKLPAEAVSNTPSATRFSEPFELTKRGNVKVELSSGLGNSWIGVQGDLVNQDTGDVTTFYQELSYYFGQDSDGSWSEGSPSETLYLSTLPAGKYVLRTTASFDASPRPVDRGYHVKLIHDSPNGSWFCVALVLMLLGPVFAFFRSHNFETRRWADSNLGNH from the coding sequence GTGAGTCAGGGGAGGTGTCCGTCGTGCGGCGCGGACGTGGAGTTCACCGCCGGCTCGGCGCAGGTCGTGGTGTGCGGCCACTGCCAGACGGTGGTGGCCCGCAAGGGCGATGACTTCGAGTCGCACGGGAAGATTGGCCGCATCGTCCCCACCGACTCCCCGCTCCAGCTGGGCGCGGAGGGGCGCTACGCGCGCTCGGCCTTCCGGGTGGTGGGCCACCTGCAGAAGGACCATGGCGCGGGCCCGTGGGACGAGTGGTACGTGGAGTTCGACGACGGCCGCGCCGCGTGGATGAGCGAGTCCGAGGGCGCCTTCCACCTGCTGCTCGACGGCGGCGTGGAGGAGGGCCTCCAGCTGGAGGACATGCACCCCGGGCAGCGGCTGAAGCTGCGCAACCGCGTCTGGGTGGTGGAGGAGCGCGGCCACGGCACCGTGGTGGCCGCCGAGGGACAGCTCCCCAGCGACGTGGACCCCACGCAGGACTCCTATTACGTCGACGCCACCGGCTCCAACGGCGCGTTCCTCACGCTGGACTTCGGCACCCGCGGCCGCGACCCGGAGGTCTTCATCGGGGAGCGGCTCAAGCTGGAGCAGCTGGGCATCCCCTCCGACCAGCTCCGCCCCCGCGCCAGGCGCAAGGTGGACCTGCAGCAGGCGCGCTGCACCGAGTGCAACGGCCCGCTGGAGCTGCGCGCGCCGGACCAGTCGCTGCGCGTGGCGTGCCCGTTCTGCGGCGCGCTGCTGGATGTGAGGAAGGGCAAGCTGTCCTTCCTGCGGCTGCTCGAGAAGCCGGACCATCCGCCCCTCATCCCGCTGGGCGCGAAGGGGACGCTGAAGAACACGGAGTGGATGTGCATCGGCTTCCTCGTGCGCTCGTGCACGGTGGAGGGCGTCCGCTACCCGTGGGAGGAGTACCTGCTGTACCACCGGGCGAAGGGCTTCGTCTGGCTGATGAACTCCAACGGCCACTGGGTGTTCCTGGAGCCGGTGGCCGCCGGTGACGTGTCGCTGGCCCCGCTGACGTCCGCCTTCTTCGACAAGCGGCGCTACAAGGCCTTCCAGAACGTGCACGCGGTGACGGAGACGGTGCAGGGCGAGTTCTACTGGAAGGTGCAGGCCGGGGAGTCGGCCGAGGCCACCGAGTACGTGAATCCGCCGTACTCGCTCAACGTGGACGCCACCGAGGACGAGGTGACGTACACGCATGGCGAGTACCTGGCGCCGGAGGTCATCCAGAAGGCCTTCAACCTGGAGCGGCTGCCTGCTCCCGAGGGCATCCAGCCCAGCCAGCCCAACCCCTTCTCCCAGCGGATGAAGTCCACCTTCCTGTGGTCCTTCATCTGGTTCCTGGGGCTCGTGGTGCTGTCGGGCCTGTTCTCCATCAGCTCGCTGAACCGGGTGGTGCTGGAGACGGGCGTCAAGCTGCCCGCGGAGGCGGTGTCCAACACGCCGTCCGCCACGCGCTTCAGCGAGCCGTTCGAGCTGACCAAGCGCGGCAACGTGAAGGTGGAGCTGTCCTCGGGGCTGGGCAACAGCTGGATTGGCGTGCAGGGCGACCTGGTGAACCAGGACACCGGGGACGTGACGACCTTCTACCAGGAGCTCAGCTACTACTTCGGCCAGGACAGCGACGGGTCCTGGTCCGAGGGCAGCCCGAGCGAGACCCTGTACCTGTCCACGCTGCCCGCGGGGAAGTATGTGCTGCGCACCACGGCGTCCTTCGACGCGTCACCCCGGCCCGTCGATCGCGGCTACCACGTGAAGCTGATTCACGACTCGCCCAACGGGAGCTGGTTCTGCGTGGCGCTGGTGCTGATGTTGCTGGGGCCGGTGTTCGCGTTCTTCCGCTCGCACAACTTCGAGACGCGCAGGTGGGCGGACAGCAACCTGGGCAATCATTAG
- a CDS encoding GPI inositol-deacylase — protein sequence MSPIPTPSPQREPGAIARLTRGLRGLPAAPRWWGPGCGGMAGWLLRQPAGAPPSVDLTPRFHALLARVRDGQPVLPVEAWRHQYVLVRGMLGDELPGYLLDNVQRLERRGLDVREARVDTEGLLLDNVAVLREALLDAAHFGRSVVLVGHSKGGVECTAVLALYPELRRVVRAVVTLQAPYGGSPIAHDLSTTPEMRRLIDFAFPLLFHGVSRSVEELSYTQRMEFIRRHPYPLDIPTVALATSRLSRRSSLYALQRYLDERYQYASDGMVTGLDAEVPGAGMVRLADMDHAEAALRAFPGFSRYHPGDLTEVMVALALEPR from the coding sequence GTGTCCCCCATCCCCACGCCCTCGCCCCAGCGGGAGCCCGGGGCCATCGCCCGGCTGACGCGAGGTCTTCGCGGACTTCCCGCGGCGCCGCGCTGGTGGGGACCGGGCTGTGGCGGCATGGCCGGCTGGCTCCTGAGACAGCCGGCGGGCGCGCCGCCGTCGGTGGACCTGACGCCGCGGTTCCACGCGCTGCTCGCGCGGGTGCGGGACGGGCAGCCGGTGTTGCCGGTGGAGGCCTGGCGTCACCAGTACGTGCTGGTGCGGGGGATGCTGGGCGACGAGCTGCCCGGGTACCTGTTGGACAACGTGCAGCGGCTGGAGCGCCGGGGCCTGGACGTGCGCGAGGCGCGGGTGGACACCGAGGGGCTGCTGCTCGACAACGTCGCGGTGCTGCGCGAGGCGCTGCTGGACGCGGCGCACTTCGGGCGCTCGGTGGTGCTGGTGGGCCACAGCAAGGGCGGCGTGGAGTGCACGGCGGTGCTCGCGCTGTACCCGGAGCTGCGCCGCGTGGTTCGCGCGGTGGTGACGCTGCAGGCGCCGTACGGCGGCTCGCCCATCGCGCATGACCTGTCCACCACGCCGGAGATGCGCAGGCTCATCGACTTCGCCTTCCCGCTGCTGTTCCACGGGGTGTCGCGCTCGGTGGAGGAGCTGTCCTACACCCAGCGCATGGAGTTCATCCGCCGGCACCCCTACCCCTTGGACATCCCCACGGTGGCGCTTGCCACCTCGCGCCTGTCCCGACGGTCCTCGCTCTACGCGCTGCAGCGCTACCTGGACGAGCGCTACCAGTACGCGTCCGACGGCATGGTGACGGGGCTGGACGCGGAGGTGCCGGGGGCGGGCATGGTTCGGCTGGCGGACATGGACCACGCGGAGGCCGCGCTGCGCGCCTTCCCGGGCTTCAGCCGCTACCACCCGGGGGACCTCACCGAGGTGATGGTGGCGCTGGCGCTCGAGCCCCGCTGA
- a CDS encoding alpha/beta hydrolase, whose protein sequence is MSPPKLRRVATRLGELDCQVVDGLSEGATPELVVVLCHGFGAPATDLVMLAPELVALEASLAGRVRFVFPGAPLSLAQWGMASGRAWFHLPESIMRGQQRDWDTYGKSVPEGLPAARRAVTSVVDAVSTATKLPYNRIVLGGFSQGGMVTTDVALRLEECPAGLCILSGTLLAEAEWTQKAKARQGLPVFQAHGRHDDVLPFAAAERLRDTLVKAGLSVDFFPFDGPHTIDGEELKRVAAFLKARLGG, encoded by the coding sequence ATGAGCCCGCCCAAGCTGCGCCGCGTGGCGACACGCCTGGGCGAGCTGGACTGCCAGGTGGTGGACGGGCTGTCCGAAGGCGCCACGCCGGAGCTGGTGGTGGTGCTCTGCCACGGCTTCGGCGCGCCGGCCACGGACCTGGTGATGCTGGCGCCGGAGCTCGTGGCGCTGGAGGCCTCGCTGGCCGGGCGAGTGCGCTTCGTGTTCCCGGGTGCGCCGCTGTCGCTGGCGCAGTGGGGCATGGCGTCCGGACGTGCCTGGTTCCACCTGCCCGAGTCCATCATGCGCGGGCAGCAGCGGGACTGGGACACGTATGGGAAGAGCGTCCCGGAGGGTCTGCCCGCCGCGCGCCGCGCCGTCACGTCCGTGGTGGACGCGGTGTCGACGGCGACGAAGCTGCCCTACAACCGCATCGTCCTGGGCGGCTTCAGCCAGGGCGGCATGGTGACGACGGACGTGGCGCTGCGGCTGGAGGAGTGCCCCGCGGGGTTGTGCATCCTGTCGGGCACGCTGCTGGCGGAGGCCGAGTGGACGCAGAAGGCCAAGGCCCGTCAGGGGCTGCCGGTGTTCCAGGCCCATGGTCGCCATGACGACGTGCTGCCCTTCGCGGCGGCCGAGCGCCTGCGCGACACGTTGGTGAAGGCGGGTCTGTCCGTGGACTTCTTCCCCTTCGACGGGCCACACACCATCGACGGTGAGGAGCTGAAGCGGGTGGCCGCGTTCCTGAAGGCCCGGCTGGGAGGCTGA
- a CDS encoding DUF350 domain-containing protein produces the protein MLLLGVVVSWQGVLASVIYSLIGLAVFVAGFYVIRLIMPFDVHKELEVDQNTAVGIVIGSFILGLSIIVAAAIGG, from the coding sequence ATGCTGTTACTCGGCGTCGTCGTGAGCTGGCAGGGTGTGCTGGCGAGCGTCATCTATTCGCTCATCGGCCTGGCGGTGTTCGTGGCGGGCTTCTACGTCATCCGCCTCATCATGCCGTTCGACGTGCACAAGGAGCTGGAGGTCGACCAGAACACGGCGGTCGGCATCGTCATCGGCTCGTTCATCCTCGGCCTGTCCATCATCGTGGCCGCGGCCATTGGTGGTTGA
- a CDS encoding secondary thiamine-phosphate synthase enzyme YjbQ, with the protein MYHAKQLTVSTQGRGFTDITRDVREVVEHSGLEQGLCTVFLHHTSASLVLSENADPDVRRDLEAFFARMVKDGDPLFVHDAEGPDDMPAHVRTVLTQSSLSIPVKNGAPDLGTWQGVYVWEHRTSPHRRRVTVSVVG; encoded by the coding sequence ATGTACCACGCGAAGCAGCTCACGGTGTCCACGCAGGGACGCGGCTTCACGGACATCACCCGGGACGTGCGCGAGGTGGTGGAGCACAGCGGCCTGGAGCAGGGGCTGTGCACCGTGTTCCTCCACCACACCAGCGCGTCCCTGGTGTTGAGCGAGAACGCGGACCCGGATGTGCGTCGGGATTTGGAGGCCTTCTTCGCGCGGATGGTGAAGGACGGGGACCCGCTGTTCGTCCACGACGCGGAGGGGCCTGATGACATGCCGGCGCACGTGCGCACGGTGCTCACGCAGAGCTCACTGAGCATCCCCGTGAAGAACGGCGCGCCGGACCTGGGGACGTGGCAGGGCGTCTACGTCTGGGAGCACCGCACGTCGCCCCACCGCCGACGCGTCACCGTGTCGGTGGTGGGCTGA
- a CDS encoding peptidylprolyl isomerase, protein MTFRILTALVLSLSLAACKDSSDKKEPSAATPTPPAATKPADKPVAATPPPAVPEATGEWTKKVQAGQDLLATMETNQGTIELRLFSKDAPLTVANFVGLATGEKTWKDPNTGEQVTGRPLYNGVIFHRVIPNFMIQGGDPTGTGRGDPGYRFADEFQSGRTFNKTGLLAMANAGPGTNGSQFFITTAVTDFLNNRHTIFGEVTKGYDVVEKISKVKTAPGDRPVEPVVIQKITLADAPATAGAK, encoded by the coding sequence ATGACCTTCCGAATCCTGACTGCGCTCGTGCTGAGCCTCTCCCTCGCCGCTTGCAAGGACTCCTCCGACAAGAAGGAGCCCTCGGCGGCAACACCCACCCCGCCCGCCGCGACGAAGCCCGCGGACAAGCCCGTCGCGGCCACGCCGCCCCCCGCCGTCCCCGAGGCCACCGGCGAGTGGACCAAGAAGGTCCAGGCCGGGCAGGACCTCCTGGCCACGATGGAGACGAACCAGGGCACCATCGAGCTGCGCCTGTTCTCCAAGGACGCGCCGCTGACGGTGGCCAACTTCGTGGGCCTGGCCACGGGTGAGAAGACGTGGAAGGACCCGAACACGGGCGAGCAGGTGACGGGCCGGCCGCTGTACAACGGCGTCATCTTCCACCGCGTGATTCCGAACTTCATGATTCAGGGTGGCGACCCCACGGGCACCGGCCGCGGTGACCCGGGCTACCGCTTCGCCGACGAGTTCCAGAGTGGCCGCACGTTCAACAAGACGGGCCTGCTCGCCATGGCCAACGCGGGCCCGGGCACCAACGGCAGCCAGTTCTTCATCACCACGGCGGTGACGGACTTCCTCAACAACCGCCACACCATCTTCGGCGAGGTGACGAAGGGCTACGACGTGGTGGAGAAGATTTCGAAGGTGAAGACGGCTCCGGGTGACCGGCCGGTGGAGCCGGTGGTCATCCAGAAGATCACCCTGGCGGACGCGCCGGCCACGGCCGGGGCGAAGTGA